From the genome of Scytonema hofmannii PCC 7110, one region includes:
- a CDS encoding sensor histidine kinase produces MAKPRQSSFRRILVSKILLLSVPVLLIGEIVAYKKARSSLLETARQNLTESAIIKGEKLVEASAALKINVINASQTTTVRSGLPMEVQRFLSKIAKQLPKQIDCIQLIDPQNNDILASTCGIKSFGEVKFPFSSEGFNVETILPPEFGTTGQKNIRNNLQLMLSAPVYDSEENMRYVLRFKSVLMQQRISHKLGLLTGSTVIISDDGTILAHPIASRVGTNIKQHADASRLQSIVKNALLGRQDFLHLFFEQEGEELLAGYTAIPSPLTEGQNKKWVIISVTSLDDALYGLQDIKIILAVLTFGLIGASVLASLYVARYLASPVEKLRDYALNLHLNESTQPVPDNFQIREFNQLAQALHQMLNRLKVWAEELELAWKEAKDANQVKTQFLAATSHELRNPLNIIINCVRIVREDMCDNREEELEFLQRADDTAIHLLGIINDILDISKIEAGKLSVVLKPVDLTQILKDVINIQSVNVQKKGLQLNIPQLEEAIPVNADSAKLKQVLINVIGNATKFTEEGSITIATDIQDRDDKSEVIIKVKDTGIGIDPTQQSKLFRPFVMIDDANARKFGGTGLGLAISRNLMELMGGTITLESQGNNLGTTITITLPLIDISLLSESEDKEGSKNINPSTQSKQATATTQAGDTNHKGNFLPSNFNKEIRNPRFRMQKPVTSDQ; encoded by the coding sequence ATGGCTAAACCCCGTCAATCATCCTTTCGGAGAATTTTAGTGTCAAAAATTTTGCTACTGTCAGTTCCAGTTTTATTGATAGGGGAGATTGTAGCTTATAAAAAGGCACGCTCTAGTCTGCTAGAAACAGCTCGGCAAAATTTAACAGAAAGTGCCATTATTAAGGGCGAGAAGCTTGTAGAAGCAAGTGCTGCTTTAAAAATAAATGTAATCAACGCAAGTCAAACAACGACGGTGCGATCGGGTTTACCTATGGAAGTGCAGCGATTTCTGAGCAAGATTGCGAAACAACTACCAAAACAAATCGATTGCATTCAATTAATCGACCCCCAAAATAATGACATCCTAGCTAGTACTTGTGGCATCAAATCATTTGGTGAGGTAAAATTTCCTTTTTCCAGTGAAGGCTTTAATGTCGAGACAATATTACCGCCAGAATTTGGAACAACCGGTCAAAAAAATATCCGAAATAACCTGCAACTCATGCTATCTGCACCCGTGTACGATAGTGAAGAAAATATGCGTTATGTCTTGAGATTTAAATCAGTCCTAATGCAACAAAGAATAAGTCATAAACTGGGATTATTAACTGGCTCTACAGTCATTATTTCTGATGATGGGACAATCCTGGCACATCCAATAGCATCGCGAGTAGGAACGAATATAAAACAACACGCTGATGCTTCAAGACTACAAAGCATTGTTAAAAACGCTTTGCTAGGAAGGCAAGATTTTCTACATTTATTTTTTGAACAGGAAGGTGAAGAATTACTAGCAGGCTATACAGCTATTCCAAGCCCTCTTACAGAAGGACAAAATAAAAAATGGGTCATAATATCAGTCACGAGTTTAGATGATGCTCTTTACGGGCTTCAAGACATAAAAATTATTCTTGCCGTTTTAACATTTGGTTTGATTGGAGCAAGTGTATTAGCTTCACTGTATGTAGCTCGTTATTTAGCAAGTCCTGTAGAAAAACTACGAGACTATGCCTTGAATCTCCACCTCAACGAATCTACACAACCAGTTCCTGATAATTTCCAAATTCGTGAATTTAACCAACTAGCGCAAGCACTGCACCAAATGTTAAACCGACTCAAAGTTTGGGCAGAAGAGTTGGAATTAGCATGGAAAGAAGCTAAAGATGCCAATCAAGTAAAAACTCAATTCTTAGCAGCAACTTCCCATGAATTAAGAAATCCGCTCAACATTATTATTAATTGCGTTCGCATAGTAAGAGAAGATATGTGTGACAACAGAGAAGAAGAACTAGAATTTCTCCAGCGTGCTGATGATACAGCAATTCACTTGTTAGGCATTATTAACGATATCCTTGATATTTCTAAAATAGAAGCAGGCAAATTATCAGTCGTTCTGAAACCTGTAGATTTAACACAAATTTTAAAGGACGTTATCAACATACAATCTGTTAACGTGCAAAAAAAAGGGTTGCAATTAAATATTCCACAGCTAGAAGAAGCCATACCCGTTAATGCTGATTCAGCAAAGCTAAAACAAGTGCTCATTAATGTTATTGGTAATGCAACCAAGTTTACCGAAGAAGGAAGCATTACAATTGCTACAGATATTCAGGATCGTGATGATAAGTCTGAGGTTATCATAAAAGTTAAAGACACAGGTATAGGGATCGATCCCACACAACAGTCAAAACTCTTTCGTCCCTTTGTAATGATTGATGATGCCAATGCTCGTAAGTTTGGCGGTACGGGATTGGGGCTAGCAATATCACGAAACTTAATGGAACTTATGGGGGGTACTATTACTCTTGAAAGTCAGGGTAATAATTTGGGGACAACAATTACAATAACTTTGCCTTTAATTGATATCTCTTTATTAAGCGAATCTGAAGACAAAGAAGGCTCAAAAAATATTAACCCTTCCACTCAAAGTAAACAAGCAACAGCAACGACACAAGCAGGAGATACAAACCATAAAGGCAACTTCTTACCGTCTAATTTCAATAAAGAAATTAGAAATCCTAGATTTAGGATGCAAAAGCCAGTGACCAGTGACCAGTAA
- a CDS encoding RibD family protein, with protein sequence MQDRPHTIVILAMSADGKISDVTRSPARFGSKTDKAHLEEQIALADAVIFGAGTLRAYGTTLTVSHPQLLQQRARTGKPPQPIQIVITHSAHLNPEIRFFRQKISRWLLTTSPGALFWKNRSDFEKILVFEKPTGEIDIEAGLEHLKNLGIKRLAVLGGGELVSSMLKIDLIDEFWLTICPLIIGGAAAPTPVEGDGFFPDLAPSLQLLEVRTIEQEVFLHYFLKRSKE encoded by the coding sequence GTGCAAGACCGTCCACATACCATAGTAATCTTAGCAATGAGTGCAGATGGCAAGATATCAGATGTCACGCGATCGCCTGCCCGCTTTGGTTCAAAAACTGATAAAGCCCATCTGGAAGAACAAATTGCTTTGGCTGATGCTGTCATATTCGGTGCTGGTACTCTCCGTGCCTACGGTACAACACTCACCGTATCACACCCACAACTGCTGCAACAACGCGCTCGCACAGGAAAGCCTCCTCAGCCGATACAAATAGTAATTACACATTCTGCTCACCTAAATCCGGAAATTCGCTTCTTTCGGCAAAAAATTAGCCGTTGGTTACTGACTACATCACCAGGAGCGCTTTTTTGGAAAAACCGTTCAGATTTTGAGAAAATACTAGTTTTTGAAAAACCAACAGGAGAAATTGACATAGAGGCTGGTTTAGAACATCTGAAAAATTTAGGCATAAAACGTTTGGCTGTTTTGGGTGGTGGTGAGTTAGTCTCCTCAATGCTGAAAATAGATTTAATTGATGAATTCTGGCTCACTATTTGTCCGTTGATTATAGGTGGTGCAGCCGCACCTACACCAGTAGAAGGAGATGGATTTTTCCCTGATTTAGCGCCGAGCTTGCAATTATTAGAAGTTCGCACCATCGAACAAGAGGTCTTTCTGCATTATTTTCTTAAGCGGTCAAAAGAATAG
- a CDS encoding ACP phosphodiesterase has translation MNWLAHLFLSEKNVESRLGNLLADLVKGSARQDLNFGIQRGMECHKVVDTFTDCHVIVRCSKGRISQRYKRFAGILVDIFYDYFLAKNWSVYSNIPLDEFTTQIYESFQAYPGQIPTPVREILNRMAAEDWLGSYRNLAGVEKTIRRISHRLSMRLSKPFSLNLAVSELITHESELENDFREFFPELLAHTQNWHLA, from the coding sequence ATGAACTGGCTAGCCCACTTGTTTTTGTCGGAAAAGAACGTTGAAAGTCGCTTGGGAAACCTCCTTGCGGATTTAGTCAAAGGTTCAGCTCGCCAGGATTTGAACTTTGGGATCCAACGAGGGATGGAGTGCCATAAAGTCGTTGATACCTTTACTGATTGTCACGTCATTGTTCGATGCAGCAAAGGCAGAATTAGTCAAAGGTACAAACGATTTGCTGGAATACTTGTAGATATCTTTTACGATTACTTTCTGGCAAAGAATTGGTCGGTGTACTCGAATATACCGCTTGATGAGTTTACAACCCAGATATATGAGTCATTTCAAGCTTATCCAGGGCAAATACCCACACCCGTAAGAGAGATTTTAAATCGGATGGCGGCTGAGGACTGGTTGGGATCTTATCGCAACTTAGCTGGTGTAGAAAAGACCATTAGGAGGATATCTCACAGATTGTCCATGCGGCTGTCTAAGCCCTTCAGTTTAAACCTAGCTGTCAGCGAATTAATCACACACGAGAGTGAGTTGGAAAATGATTTTCGGGAATTTTTCCCAGAGTTACTAGCTCACACCCAAAATTGGCATCTTGCTTAG
- a CDS encoding GNAT family N-acetyltransferase — translation MLEQLKPRYSVAWNNKISEVPKDAWDALALPLKTPFLEWEWLNNLEISQSATANTGWLPNHLTVWRDRTLIAAAPLYIKGHSYGEFVFDHQWADLAQRIGVEYYPKMLGMSPFTPAEGYRFLIAPGEDEHEITAMMVREIDGFCTKHHISGCHFLYVDPQWRPILESQGFTPWLHHSYIWQNSGFKTFDDYLSVFNANQRRNIKRERKAVEKAGLRLQSLFGDEIPKSLFPLMYQFYADTCDKFGWWGSKYLTKRFFEQLHTHYRHRVVFFAAYNQQDNRQPVGMSFCLMKNDQMYGRYWGSFQEIDCLHFDACYYTPIEWAIANGVQLFDPGAGGRHKKRRGFPATANYSLHRFYNNRLSQILRPYINQVNELEQQEIEGMNAELPFK, via the coding sequence ATGTTGGAACAACTAAAGCCTCGTTATTCAGTTGCTTGGAACAACAAAATTTCTGAAGTACCCAAAGATGCATGGGATGCTTTGGCGTTGCCACTCAAAACACCGTTTTTAGAGTGGGAGTGGCTGAATAATCTTGAAATCTCCCAAAGTGCCACTGCGAATACTGGCTGGTTACCAAATCACTTAACTGTATGGCGGGACAGAACACTCATCGCTGCAGCGCCTTTGTATATTAAAGGACACAGTTATGGCGAATTTGTTTTCGATCATCAGTGGGCTGACTTAGCACAACGTATTGGTGTAGAATATTACCCGAAAATGCTGGGAATGTCTCCGTTTACACCGGCTGAAGGTTATCGATTTTTAATTGCGCCAGGAGAGGATGAGCATGAAATCACAGCAATGATGGTGCGTGAAATTGACGGTTTCTGTACCAAACACCATATTTCTGGTTGTCATTTTCTCTATGTAGATCCACAATGGCGTCCAATTCTGGAAAGTCAAGGTTTTACCCCTTGGCTGCACCATAGCTACATTTGGCAAAATTCCGGGTTTAAGACTTTTGATGACTACTTGTCAGTTTTCAATGCCAATCAACGTCGCAATATTAAACGCGAACGTAAAGCAGTGGAAAAAGCTGGTTTGAGATTACAGTCGTTGTTTGGTGATGAAATTCCTAAATCCTTATTTCCTTTAATGTACCAGTTCTATGCAGACACTTGTGATAAATTTGGCTGGTGGGGTAGTAAGTACCTAACAAAGCGGTTTTTTGAGCAACTGCATACCCATTACCGCCATCGGGTTGTGTTTTTTGCCGCCTACAACCAACAGGATAACCGTCAGCCAGTGGGGATGTCTTTTTGCTTGATGAAAAATGACCAGATGTATGGGCGCTACTGGGGTTCTTTTCAAGAAATTGACTGCTTGCATTTTGATGCTTGCTACTACACACCAATAGAATGGGCGATCGCAAACGGTGTCCAATTGTTTGACCCCGGAGCGGGTGGACGGCATAAAAAACGTCGCGGGTTTCCAGCTACTGCCAATTACAGCCTGCATCGCTTTTACAATAATCGTTTGTCACAGATTCTGCGCCCTTATATCAATCAAGTGAATGAACTCGAACAGCAGGAGATTGAGGGAATGAATGCGGAGTTGCCTTTTAAGTGA